The Rana temporaria chromosome 13, aRanTem1.1, whole genome shotgun sequence genome has a window encoding:
- the LOC120920592 gene encoding NACHT, LRR and PYD domains-containing protein 3-like isoform X1 — protein sequence MDPNHERRYDSSAQVTTTDDITSFRHRLSSYSDSSLRMIYEHYRDDLIHILENMDPHSVLVELQPRNVIDTDEYLSMEIDRSAFAQILLEDMQSRGREAVIGFWDCLYALQKAHPNLLAILDEVTRTGDDLVDQILLDEYGPSLIPELIDIHKEHKQHLMEKTETLEEHRPPGTTLEPQTFLINERYVNLVVVTTDQFRERPQNELIQTGVKHEECLKETQTRLEHISPNRLFRWNHQSHCVPHAVMVSGVPGIGKTTLMQKFVYDWVTGKHYQRFAFLFVFRFRDLNRLGEVSLEEMILHQYPYLESQIGDILQDPERLLFIFDGLDESVHQMDFRSSRLSNPKQRSHFGEIVVSLVRQRLLMGCSVLITSRPTRLASVDTGVFQRIAEIMGFLHGDRLIFFNNFFGNEELSGKAFHHVQENDTLYTFCYIPSYCWIICTVLSMCFRSQPTITDQLMTSLPKTMTQLFVTFVSNILANHSQNKDGGHTARELLTSIGWMAEHGVMNHRIVFDERHLESFNVRNDNHLFSSFMMESGQPPDVDYTFLHLTLQEFFAALVHFITDNPDRLQETLDDAESYEDGRGEILLRFLCGLSDSSTRSMLKSHGGELSTQAARHVISWIQKKIPEQIRDKPMRGSRELLNVFYYLYESRNKALVSQCIGSNKVDFSGVHFSPLDCSVLSFILQSCREIEEVNIHSCHFRSEGLKRLIPALHNIKSLSLTRTLIDISCLHLASGIRNNQTLRRLILSDNYLEEPHFRDLMEALPTSRIEELHLDRNQLTDSSCPHLASGIRNNQTLRLLNLSWNKLKCPHFSDLMKALRTSQIEELQLSYNYLSQEARKELQKLRNSRPRLNIFLE from the exons ATGACATCACAAGTTTCCGCCATCGGCTATCTTCATATTCCGATTCATCACTGAGGATGATATACGAGCATTACAGAGATGATCTGATCCACATCCTGGAGAACATGGATCCTCATTCCGTCCTGGTAGAGCTACAACCTCGGAATGTGATAGACACAGAT GAATACCTGTCAATGGAAATAGACCGGTCTGCCTTCGCTCAGATCTTATTAGAAGATATGCAGTCTCGGGGAAGAGAAGCTGTGATTGGATTTTGGGATTGTCTATATGCACTACAGAAGGCTCATCCTAATTTGTTGGCCATTCTGGATGAGGTCACACGGACAG GTGATGATCTTGTGGATCAGATTCTGCTGGATGAATATGGACCCTCACTGATTCCGGAGTTGATAG ATATTCATAAAGAGCACAAACAACATCTGATGGAGAAGACGGAGACTCTAGAGGAGCATAGACCCCCAGGAACTACCCTGGAACCACAAACATTCCTCATCAATGAGCGTTATGTGAACCTGGTTGTAGTCACCACCGATCAGTTCAGGGAACGTCCCCAGAATGAACTGATACAGACTGGGGTAAAACATGAGGAATGTTTGAAGGAAACACAAACTAGACTGGAACACATTTCCCCCAACAGGCTGTTCCGATGGAACCACCAGTCACATTGTGTACCACACGCAGTAATGGTGAGCGGAGTGCCAGGAATAGGGAAGACCACACTGATGCAGAAGTTTGTCTATGACTGGGTGACCGGAAAACACTACCAGAGATTTGCCTTTCTTTTCGTCTTCAGATTCCGGGACCTTAATAGACTGGGAGAGGTCAGCTTGGAGGAGATGATTCTTCATCAATATCCGTATCTGGAGAGTCAGATTGGAGATATTTTACAAGATCCAGAGAGACTTCTGTTTATATTTGATGGATTAGATGAAAGTGTTCACCAAATGGATTTCAGATCAAGTAGACTGTCCAATCCAAAGCAGAGATCACATTTTGGTGAGATTGTGGTCAGTTTGGTGAGGCAGAGACTTCTTATGGGTTGCTCTGTACTGATAACCAGCCGCCCAACCAGACTGGCATCAGTTGATACCGGTGTTTTCCAGAGAATAGCTGAGATCATGGGATTTCTCCATGGAGACCGACTGATCTTCTTCAATAATTTCTTTGGAAATGAGGAATTGTCAGGAAAGGCTTTTCATCATGTGCAGGAGAATGACACGCTGTACACTTTCTGTTATATCCCATCATATTGCTGGATCATCTGTACAGTGTTATCAATGTGCTTCAGATCCCAACCAACAATCACTGATCAGCTGATGACATCATTACCCAAAACAATGACACAACTCTTTGTGACTTTTGTCTCCAAcattctggccaatcacagccagaatAAAGATGGTGGTCACACTGCCCGGGAACTGCTGACCTCTATTGGGTGGATGGCAGAACATGGAGTCATGAATCACAGGATTGTATTTGATGAGCGTCATCTGGAGTCATTCAATGTGAGAAATGATAATCATCTCTTCTCATCTTTCATGATGGAATCTGGTCAGCCTCCTGATGTGGATTACACCTTCTTACATCTCACTCTTCAGGAGTTTTTTGCTGCTTTAGTCCATTTTATTACCGATAATCCTGACAGATTACAGGAAACACTTGATGATGCTGAATCTTATGAAGACGGCCGAGGTGAAATACTCCTCCGTTTCCTCTGCGGTCTTTCAGACTCTTCTACTAGATCCATGTTAAAGTCTCATGGGGGAGAATTGTCTACTCAGGCTGCCAGACATGTCATCTCCTGGATCCAGAAGAAAATACCAGAACAAATACGTGACAAACCCATGAGAGGCAGCAGAGAGcttcttaatgtattctactatcTCTATGAGAGCAGGAATAAGGCTCTGGTGTCACAATGTATTGGATCAAACAAAGTTGACTTTTCTGGTGTTCACTTCAGCCCTCTGGACTGCTCTGTGCTGTCTTTTATCCTTCAATCCTGCAGAGAGATAGAAGAAGTAAATATACATTCATGTCATTTTCGGAGTGAAGGATTGAAGAGACTTATACCGGCTCTACACAACATCAAGAGTTTGAG CTTAACTAGAACTCTAATAGACATTTCCTGCCTCCACCTGGCATCAGGAATAAGAAATAACCAGACACTGAGGAGACTGATTCTGTCTGATAACTACCTGGAGGAACCACATTTCAGGGATCTGATGGAAGCTCTTCCAACAAGCCGGATAGAGGAATTACA TTTGGATAGAAATCAGCTGACGGACAGTTCCTGCCCCCACCTGGCATCTGGAATAAGAAATAACCAGACACTGAGATTACTAAACCTGTCCTGGAACAAACTGAAGTGTCCCCATTTCAGTGATTTGATGAAAGCTCTGAGAACAAGCCAGATAGAGGAATTACA GCTCAGCTACAACTACTTGTCACAGGAAGCAAGGAAAGAACTACAAAAACTCAGAAACTCCCGGCCAAGACTGAATATTTTCCTAGAATGA
- the LOC120920592 gene encoding NACHT, LRR and PYD domains-containing protein 3-like isoform X2, translating into MDPNHERRYDSSAQVTTTDDITSFRHRLSSYSDSSLRMIYEHYRDDLIHILENMDPHSVLVELQPRNVIDTDEYLSMEIDRSAFAQILLEDMQSRGREAVIGFWDCLYALQKAHPNLLAILDEVTRTGDDLVDQILLDEYGPSLIPELIDIHKEHKQHLMEKTETLEEHRPPGTTLEPQTFLINERYVNLVVVTTDQFRERPQNELIQTGVKHEECLKETQTRLEHISPNRLFRWNHQSHCVPHAVMVSGVPGIGKTTLMQKFVYDWVTGKHYQRFAFLFVFRFRDLNRLGEVSLEEMILHQYPYLESQIGDILQDPERLLFIFDGLDESVHQMDFRSSRLSNPKQRSHFGEIVVSLVRQRLLMGCSVLITSRPTRLASVDTGVFQRIAEIMGFLHGDRLIFFNNFFGNEELSGKAFHHVQENDTLYTFCYIPSYCWIICTVLSMCFRSQPTITDQLMTSLPKTMTQLFVTFVSNILANHSQNKDGGHTARELLTSIGWMAEHGVMNHRIVFDERHLESFNVRNDNHLFSSFMMESGQPPDVDYTFLHLTLQEFFAALVHFITDNPDRLQETLDDAESYEDGRGEILLRFLCGLSDSSTRSMLKSHGGELSTQAARHVISWIQKKIPEQIRDKPMRGSRELLNVFYYLYESRNKALVSQCIGSNKVDFSGVHFSPLDCSVLSFILQSCREIEEVNIHSCHFRSEGLKRLIPALHNIKSLSLTRTLIDISCLHLASGIRNNQTLRRLILSDNYLEEPHFRDLMEALPTSRIEELQLSYNYLSQEARKELQKLRNSRPRLNIFLE; encoded by the exons ATGACATCACAAGTTTCCGCCATCGGCTATCTTCATATTCCGATTCATCACTGAGGATGATATACGAGCATTACAGAGATGATCTGATCCACATCCTGGAGAACATGGATCCTCATTCCGTCCTGGTAGAGCTACAACCTCGGAATGTGATAGACACAGAT GAATACCTGTCAATGGAAATAGACCGGTCTGCCTTCGCTCAGATCTTATTAGAAGATATGCAGTCTCGGGGAAGAGAAGCTGTGATTGGATTTTGGGATTGTCTATATGCACTACAGAAGGCTCATCCTAATTTGTTGGCCATTCTGGATGAGGTCACACGGACAG GTGATGATCTTGTGGATCAGATTCTGCTGGATGAATATGGACCCTCACTGATTCCGGAGTTGATAG ATATTCATAAAGAGCACAAACAACATCTGATGGAGAAGACGGAGACTCTAGAGGAGCATAGACCCCCAGGAACTACCCTGGAACCACAAACATTCCTCATCAATGAGCGTTATGTGAACCTGGTTGTAGTCACCACCGATCAGTTCAGGGAACGTCCCCAGAATGAACTGATACAGACTGGGGTAAAACATGAGGAATGTTTGAAGGAAACACAAACTAGACTGGAACACATTTCCCCCAACAGGCTGTTCCGATGGAACCACCAGTCACATTGTGTACCACACGCAGTAATGGTGAGCGGAGTGCCAGGAATAGGGAAGACCACACTGATGCAGAAGTTTGTCTATGACTGGGTGACCGGAAAACACTACCAGAGATTTGCCTTTCTTTTCGTCTTCAGATTCCGGGACCTTAATAGACTGGGAGAGGTCAGCTTGGAGGAGATGATTCTTCATCAATATCCGTATCTGGAGAGTCAGATTGGAGATATTTTACAAGATCCAGAGAGACTTCTGTTTATATTTGATGGATTAGATGAAAGTGTTCACCAAATGGATTTCAGATCAAGTAGACTGTCCAATCCAAAGCAGAGATCACATTTTGGTGAGATTGTGGTCAGTTTGGTGAGGCAGAGACTTCTTATGGGTTGCTCTGTACTGATAACCAGCCGCCCAACCAGACTGGCATCAGTTGATACCGGTGTTTTCCAGAGAATAGCTGAGATCATGGGATTTCTCCATGGAGACCGACTGATCTTCTTCAATAATTTCTTTGGAAATGAGGAATTGTCAGGAAAGGCTTTTCATCATGTGCAGGAGAATGACACGCTGTACACTTTCTGTTATATCCCATCATATTGCTGGATCATCTGTACAGTGTTATCAATGTGCTTCAGATCCCAACCAACAATCACTGATCAGCTGATGACATCATTACCCAAAACAATGACACAACTCTTTGTGACTTTTGTCTCCAAcattctggccaatcacagccagaatAAAGATGGTGGTCACACTGCCCGGGAACTGCTGACCTCTATTGGGTGGATGGCAGAACATGGAGTCATGAATCACAGGATTGTATTTGATGAGCGTCATCTGGAGTCATTCAATGTGAGAAATGATAATCATCTCTTCTCATCTTTCATGATGGAATCTGGTCAGCCTCCTGATGTGGATTACACCTTCTTACATCTCACTCTTCAGGAGTTTTTTGCTGCTTTAGTCCATTTTATTACCGATAATCCTGACAGATTACAGGAAACACTTGATGATGCTGAATCTTATGAAGACGGCCGAGGTGAAATACTCCTCCGTTTCCTCTGCGGTCTTTCAGACTCTTCTACTAGATCCATGTTAAAGTCTCATGGGGGAGAATTGTCTACTCAGGCTGCCAGACATGTCATCTCCTGGATCCAGAAGAAAATACCAGAACAAATACGTGACAAACCCATGAGAGGCAGCAGAGAGcttcttaatgtattctactatcTCTATGAGAGCAGGAATAAGGCTCTGGTGTCACAATGTATTGGATCAAACAAAGTTGACTTTTCTGGTGTTCACTTCAGCCCTCTGGACTGCTCTGTGCTGTCTTTTATCCTTCAATCCTGCAGAGAGATAGAAGAAGTAAATATACATTCATGTCATTTTCGGAGTGAAGGATTGAAGAGACTTATACCGGCTCTACACAACATCAAGAGTTTGAG CTTAACTAGAACTCTAATAGACATTTCCTGCCTCCACCTGGCATCAGGAATAAGAAATAACCAGACACTGAGGAGACTGATTCTGTCTGATAACTACCTGGAGGAACCACATTTCAGGGATCTGATGGAAGCTCTTCCAACAAGCCGGATAGAGGAATTACA GCTCAGCTACAACTACTTGTCACAGGAAGCAAGGAAAGAACTACAAAAACTCAGAAACTCCCGGCCAAGACTGAATATTTTCCTAGAATGA
- the LOC120920592 gene encoding NACHT, LRR and PYD domains-containing protein 3-like isoform X3: MKEDMTARHKSPLLEYLSMEIDRSAFAQILLEDMQSRGREAVIGFWDCLYALQKAHPNLLAILDEVTRTGDDLVDQILLDEYGPSLIPELIDIHKEHKQHLMEKTETLEEHRPPGTTLEPQTFLINERYVNLVVVTTDQFRERPQNELIQTGVKHEECLKETQTRLEHISPNRLFRWNHQSHCVPHAVMVSGVPGIGKTTLMQKFVYDWVTGKHYQRFAFLFVFRFRDLNRLGEVSLEEMILHQYPYLESQIGDILQDPERLLFIFDGLDESVHQMDFRSSRLSNPKQRSHFGEIVVSLVRQRLLMGCSVLITSRPTRLASVDTGVFQRIAEIMGFLHGDRLIFFNNFFGNEELSGKAFHHVQENDTLYTFCYIPSYCWIICTVLSMCFRSQPTITDQLMTSLPKTMTQLFVTFVSNILANHSQNKDGGHTARELLTSIGWMAEHGVMNHRIVFDERHLESFNVRNDNHLFSSFMMESGQPPDVDYTFLHLTLQEFFAALVHFITDNPDRLQETLDDAESYEDGRGEILLRFLCGLSDSSTRSMLKSHGGELSTQAARHVISWIQKKIPEQIRDKPMRGSRELLNVFYYLYESRNKALVSQCIGSNKVDFSGVHFSPLDCSVLSFILQSCREIEEVNIHSCHFRSEGLKRLIPALHNIKSLSLTRTLIDISCLHLASGIRNNQTLRRLILSDNYLEEPHFRDLMEALPTSRIEELHLDRNQLTDSSCPHLASGIRNNQTLRLLNLSWNKLKCPHFSDLMKALRTSQIEELQLSYNYLSQEARKELQKLRNSRPRLNIFLE; this comes from the exons GAATACCTGTCAATGGAAATAGACCGGTCTGCCTTCGCTCAGATCTTATTAGAAGATATGCAGTCTCGGGGAAGAGAAGCTGTGATTGGATTTTGGGATTGTCTATATGCACTACAGAAGGCTCATCCTAATTTGTTGGCCATTCTGGATGAGGTCACACGGACAG GTGATGATCTTGTGGATCAGATTCTGCTGGATGAATATGGACCCTCACTGATTCCGGAGTTGATAG ATATTCATAAAGAGCACAAACAACATCTGATGGAGAAGACGGAGACTCTAGAGGAGCATAGACCCCCAGGAACTACCCTGGAACCACAAACATTCCTCATCAATGAGCGTTATGTGAACCTGGTTGTAGTCACCACCGATCAGTTCAGGGAACGTCCCCAGAATGAACTGATACAGACTGGGGTAAAACATGAGGAATGTTTGAAGGAAACACAAACTAGACTGGAACACATTTCCCCCAACAGGCTGTTCCGATGGAACCACCAGTCACATTGTGTACCACACGCAGTAATGGTGAGCGGAGTGCCAGGAATAGGGAAGACCACACTGATGCAGAAGTTTGTCTATGACTGGGTGACCGGAAAACACTACCAGAGATTTGCCTTTCTTTTCGTCTTCAGATTCCGGGACCTTAATAGACTGGGAGAGGTCAGCTTGGAGGAGATGATTCTTCATCAATATCCGTATCTGGAGAGTCAGATTGGAGATATTTTACAAGATCCAGAGAGACTTCTGTTTATATTTGATGGATTAGATGAAAGTGTTCACCAAATGGATTTCAGATCAAGTAGACTGTCCAATCCAAAGCAGAGATCACATTTTGGTGAGATTGTGGTCAGTTTGGTGAGGCAGAGACTTCTTATGGGTTGCTCTGTACTGATAACCAGCCGCCCAACCAGACTGGCATCAGTTGATACCGGTGTTTTCCAGAGAATAGCTGAGATCATGGGATTTCTCCATGGAGACCGACTGATCTTCTTCAATAATTTCTTTGGAAATGAGGAATTGTCAGGAAAGGCTTTTCATCATGTGCAGGAGAATGACACGCTGTACACTTTCTGTTATATCCCATCATATTGCTGGATCATCTGTACAGTGTTATCAATGTGCTTCAGATCCCAACCAACAATCACTGATCAGCTGATGACATCATTACCCAAAACAATGACACAACTCTTTGTGACTTTTGTCTCCAAcattctggccaatcacagccagaatAAAGATGGTGGTCACACTGCCCGGGAACTGCTGACCTCTATTGGGTGGATGGCAGAACATGGAGTCATGAATCACAGGATTGTATTTGATGAGCGTCATCTGGAGTCATTCAATGTGAGAAATGATAATCATCTCTTCTCATCTTTCATGATGGAATCTGGTCAGCCTCCTGATGTGGATTACACCTTCTTACATCTCACTCTTCAGGAGTTTTTTGCTGCTTTAGTCCATTTTATTACCGATAATCCTGACAGATTACAGGAAACACTTGATGATGCTGAATCTTATGAAGACGGCCGAGGTGAAATACTCCTCCGTTTCCTCTGCGGTCTTTCAGACTCTTCTACTAGATCCATGTTAAAGTCTCATGGGGGAGAATTGTCTACTCAGGCTGCCAGACATGTCATCTCCTGGATCCAGAAGAAAATACCAGAACAAATACGTGACAAACCCATGAGAGGCAGCAGAGAGcttcttaatgtattctactatcTCTATGAGAGCAGGAATAAGGCTCTGGTGTCACAATGTATTGGATCAAACAAAGTTGACTTTTCTGGTGTTCACTTCAGCCCTCTGGACTGCTCTGTGCTGTCTTTTATCCTTCAATCCTGCAGAGAGATAGAAGAAGTAAATATACATTCATGTCATTTTCGGAGTGAAGGATTGAAGAGACTTATACCGGCTCTACACAACATCAAGAGTTTGAG CTTAACTAGAACTCTAATAGACATTTCCTGCCTCCACCTGGCATCAGGAATAAGAAATAACCAGACACTGAGGAGACTGATTCTGTCTGATAACTACCTGGAGGAACCACATTTCAGGGATCTGATGGAAGCTCTTCCAACAAGCCGGATAGAGGAATTACA TTTGGATAGAAATCAGCTGACGGACAGTTCCTGCCCCCACCTGGCATCTGGAATAAGAAATAACCAGACACTGAGATTACTAAACCTGTCCTGGAACAAACTGAAGTGTCCCCATTTCAGTGATTTGATGAAAGCTCTGAGAACAAGCCAGATAGAGGAATTACA GCTCAGCTACAACTACTTGTCACAGGAAGCAAGGAAAGAACTACAAAAACTCAGAAACTCCCGGCCAAGACTGAATATTTTCCTAGAATGA